A single region of the Arthrobacter sp. V1I7 genome encodes:
- a CDS encoding NAD(P)-dependent oxidoreductase: protein MTAPETPARPGGTVLVTGGAGFIGCAISASLADAFDRVVVVDSLHPQIHATGERPAELDTRAELIVADVAEAVTWDHVLAQHSPDVVIHLAAETGTGQSLEESTRHTHVNVVGTSQLLDGLNRHGKLPRRIVLSSSRAVYGEGAWRDSSGKPFYPGQRTSATLDQAQWDFPGATPLAMKASETFPAPVSVYGATKLAQEHVLQAWAKSYGVETVILRLQNVYGPGQSLINPYTGIMSLFCRMAMGGKSIPLYEDGEVRRDFILIDDVAAAIVAGAVSPTVQGEPMDIGSGEYQTIGTAAQLIAAHYHAPEPHVTGQYRQGDVRHAWADITAAKEVLGWTPQYNLAQGIDRLANWIDAQPGVEPA from the coding sequence GTGACTGCTCCCGAAACCCCTGCCCGCCCCGGCGGGACCGTACTGGTCACCGGCGGCGCCGGCTTCATCGGCTGCGCCATTTCCGCGTCGCTCGCGGACGCCTTCGACCGCGTCGTGGTGGTGGACAGCCTGCACCCGCAGATCCACGCGACCGGTGAACGGCCCGCCGAACTCGATACCCGGGCCGAACTCATCGTGGCCGACGTGGCCGAAGCCGTGACCTGGGACCACGTGCTCGCCCAGCACTCCCCCGACGTCGTCATCCACCTGGCCGCCGAGACCGGAACGGGCCAGTCGCTGGAGGAATCGACGCGGCATACGCACGTCAACGTCGTCGGCACCTCCCAGCTGCTCGATGGCCTCAACCGCCACGGCAAGCTGCCGCGCCGGATCGTGCTCTCCTCCAGCCGCGCCGTTTACGGCGAGGGCGCGTGGAGGGACTCCAGCGGCAAACCGTTCTACCCGGGCCAGCGCACCAGTGCCACCCTGGACCAGGCGCAGTGGGACTTCCCCGGCGCGACCCCCCTGGCCATGAAAGCCTCCGAGACCTTTCCCGCGCCGGTCAGCGTCTACGGTGCCACGAAGCTGGCCCAGGAACACGTCCTGCAGGCGTGGGCGAAGTCCTACGGCGTCGAAACCGTGATTCTGCGGCTGCAGAACGTCTACGGTCCCGGCCAGTCCCTGATCAACCCGTACACCGGCATCATGAGCCTGTTCTGCCGGATGGCCATGGGCGGCAAGTCCATCCCGCTCTACGAGGATGGCGAGGTCCGCCGCGACTTCATCCTGATCGACGACGTCGCCGCCGCGATCGTCGCCGGCGCGGTCTCCCCCACCGTCCAGGGCGAGCCGATGGACATCGGCTCCGGTGAGTACCAGACCATCGGCACGGCCGCGCAGCTGATCGCGGCGCACTACCACGCGCCGGAGCCGCACGTGACCGGACAGTACCGCCAGGGCGACGTCCGCCACGCCTGGGCCGACATCACGGCAGCCAAGGAAGTCCTCGGCTGGACCCCGCAGTACAACCTTGCCCAGGGCATCGACCGCCTCGCGAACTGGATCGACGCCCAGCCCGGCGTCGAGCCTGCCTGA
- a CDS encoding glycosyltransferase family 2 protein, whose translation MPLDIFIPYWGDPGYMKETVESVLSQENGDWLLTVVDDAYPGLEISEYLAGIQDERVTYIRKDVNAGITENYRTCVSMASQEVLVILGCDDVLLPNYVDVILAAHKRFPDAAIIQPGVQVIDEKSQVVATLADSVKQKIIRPRGGGHQLISGEAIATNLMHGDWLYWPSLAFRTDKIREVDFRDGFPIIQDLALIMDMIYKGDQLLVEPAVCFQYRRHSNSASSTKLIDGSRFAGEREYFAVAAAQAEDLGWHRAARSARLRLTSRAHAASLLPQALLARNSTAVSALVRHSFGK comes from the coding sequence ATGCCCCTCGATATTTTCATCCCCTACTGGGGCGACCCCGGTTACATGAAGGAAACCGTCGAAAGTGTCCTGTCCCAGGAGAACGGGGACTGGCTGCTGACCGTCGTCGACGACGCCTACCCCGGCCTGGAAATTTCCGAGTACCTTGCCGGAATCCAGGACGAACGCGTCACGTACATCCGCAAGGACGTCAACGCCGGCATCACGGAGAACTACCGCACCTGCGTGTCCATGGCCAGCCAGGAAGTCCTGGTGATCCTCGGCTGCGACGATGTCCTCCTGCCGAACTACGTCGACGTGATCCTGGCCGCCCACAAGCGGTTCCCGGACGCTGCCATCATCCAGCCCGGCGTGCAGGTCATTGACGAGAAGAGCCAGGTCGTGGCCACCCTGGCGGACTCCGTCAAGCAAAAGATCATCCGGCCCCGCGGGGGCGGCCATCAACTCATCTCGGGCGAGGCGATCGCGACGAACCTCATGCACGGGGACTGGCTGTACTGGCCTTCGCTCGCCTTCCGGACCGACAAGATCCGCGAAGTCGATTTCCGCGACGGTTTCCCGATCATCCAGGATCTCGCCCTCATCATGGACATGATCTACAAGGGCGACCAGCTGCTGGTTGAACCGGCCGTCTGCTTCCAGTACCGCCGGCACTCCAACAGTGCATCCTCCACAAAGCTGATCGACGGTTCACGGTTCGCCGGCGAACGCGAGTACTTCGCTGTCGCGGCCGCCCAGGCCGAGGACCTCGGCTGGCACCGGGCCGCCCGCTCCGCGAGGCTGAGGCTCACCTCCCGCGCCCATGCCGCCTCCCTGCTGCCCCAGGCGCTCCTGGCCCGCAATTCCACAGCCGTCAGCGCCCTCGTGCGCCACTCCTTCGGCAAGTAA
- a CDS encoding DUF2304 domain-containing protein has protein sequence MGNFAAFLLALVIVALVIEMLRRKKLREKYAVLWLVVGVATLVLAAFPRLLNIVAEYVGVQVPSNLLFALSILMLLGVCLHLSWEISVVEDETRTLAEEVAILRTQLEALERRASVSSLSAAGPEPRSGCPAPAPTTDRPTESSDS, from the coding sequence ATGGGAAATTTCGCCGCCTTCCTGCTCGCGCTCGTCATCGTGGCCCTGGTCATCGAGATGCTCCGGCGCAAGAAGCTCCGGGAGAAGTACGCCGTGCTCTGGCTGGTTGTCGGCGTGGCCACCCTGGTCCTCGCCGCCTTTCCGCGGCTGCTGAACATCGTCGCCGAATACGTGGGCGTGCAGGTCCCCTCCAACCTGCTCTTCGCCCTGAGCATCCTGATGCTGCTCGGCGTCTGCCTGCACCTGTCCTGGGAGATCTCGGTCGTTGAGGACGAAACCCGGACCCTCGCGGAGGAAGTGGCCATTCTCCGGACCCAGCTCGAAGCCCTGGAGCGCCGCGCCAGCGTGTCCTCCCTGAGCGCGGCCGGCCCGGAACCCCGTTCCGGATGCCCCGCCCCTGCACCGACCACCGACCGTCCCACTGAAAGCTCGGATTCCTAG
- a CDS encoding glycosyltransferase family 2 protein: MEPLPSPRVLVIMPAWNEGDVVGSTVREVLDTNARYDVLVVNDGSTDSTAEQAAAAGATVLNLPFNLGVGGAMRAGFKYARRLGYVQVIQVDSDGQHDPRNIDEVLAGLQHADISIGARFADRGAYKVTGPRKWAMQLLAKVISSLAKTRLTDVTSGFRAANERAVAQYLDHYPAEYLGDTIDSLVVAIRSGCTVTQVPVEMRARQGGKPSHNPLKAAIYLGRSVFALLFALTRKPTRLTVPATQHTGA, from the coding sequence ATGGAACCCCTACCCTCACCGCGCGTTCTGGTCATCATGCCTGCCTGGAATGAAGGCGACGTCGTCGGCAGCACGGTGCGGGAGGTCCTCGACACGAACGCCCGGTACGACGTGCTGGTCGTCAACGACGGTTCCACGGACTCGACGGCGGAGCAGGCCGCGGCCGCCGGTGCAACCGTACTGAACCTGCCCTTCAACCTCGGCGTCGGGGGTGCCATGCGGGCCGGATTCAAGTACGCCCGCCGCCTCGGCTACGTCCAGGTGATCCAGGTCGACTCCGACGGCCAGCACGATCCCCGGAATATCGACGAAGTACTTGCCGGCCTGCAGCACGCGGACATCTCCATCGGTGCCCGCTTCGCTGACCGCGGGGCATACAAGGTCACCGGGCCCCGCAAGTGGGCCATGCAGCTGCTCGCCAAAGTCATCTCCTCCCTTGCCAAAACCAGGCTGACGGATGTCACCAGCGGGTTCCGGGCCGCCAACGAGCGGGCCGTCGCCCAGTACCTCGACCACTATCCGGCCGAATACCTGGGGGACACCATCGACTCGCTCGTCGTGGCGATCCGCTCCGGCTGCACCGTCACCCAGGTTCCGGTGGAAATGCGCGCGCGCCAGGGCGGCAAGCCGAGCCACAACCCGCTCAAGGCCGCAATCTACCTTGGAAGGTCCGTGTTCGCGCTGCTCTTCGCCCTGACCAGAAAACCCACCCGGCTTACCGTCCCGGCAACCCAGCACACAGGAGCCTAG